A genome region from Tolypothrix sp. PCC 7712 includes the following:
- a CDS encoding HEAT repeat domain-containing protein, with protein MMEWLVSWVASNALGILVKSILNEDFAKDLAKDYAKDFFKSGLKNAAKIFKEEPIQKAVAEALHQFLQLVEDELKSCQLADNDIKKLNKPLKRFICHQPVKEILGKAFDGDCTRLDYQSLETIWQSLNLPELPVDFNWQAVTDSYVVKCQQILKESPELREILNSRNLQAIQINSQEAAGIIPNFDLQQYQEAIRERYINLKLDSLDTSGYAYNELRLWSIFVTPNVREVHQVLPQVHELPKEHLRRMRDSNQIADAAISWEELEQYERVYFQQPLASVLDIVNQPQTYKYIVILGDPGSGKSTLLQYLALAWVEKTLDQIGKRGCSLAPIPLLIELRAYMRNYDDGHCKNFLEFFHQSPGAISHLNQHQLQAQLKTGNALVMFDGLDEVFDSGKREDMITAIHRFTNEYPQVQVIVTSRVIGYKPQRLRDAQFRHFMLQDLDSQQIQDFIHRWHNLTFKYEVDKQRKKERLLRAIHTSKAMAELAGNPLMLTMMAILNRNQELPRDRAELYKKASELLLYKWDVERALSHEQHLPTTIDYQDKQAMLRQVAYYMQTSKKGLAGNWISACNLEKIFTDYLKNLEVSEPRDKARRLINQLRTRNFMLCFLGADYYGFVHRTFLEYFCAWEFVWQFKEAQTLSLSELKQEVFGKHWQDETWHEVLRLIAGMIEPRFVAALIEYLMLQNGEQQKFTNLFLAAKCLAEVRKRSVIGLTANKLLVQLQDLTKYDLWYYYDQLFDNKETKLVEEIRTQAVTAIATTWKDDFKIKSWLKQRATLDENWHVRCAAVQELARNFVHDSDTISFLKQRTIIDESWNVRRAGVQELARNFSDDSSTIQFLKDRAIADEDADVRRVALEELARNFHDDSSTVQFLKDCASADDADIRRVALEELACNFPDDTETISILQERSLADEDADVRRVAVEQLARHFADDADTMGILQDHATVDEDADVRRVAVEQLARHFPYDGDTLSILKDRANVDEDADVRRVAVEALACHYQNHTDTIGFLKYRIIADNDSDVRQSAIQGLARNFADDTVVSFLKTLATADENWQVRRVAVAELACNFKTQNDIISFLKYRVTVDDDADVRQATLQALVSNFPDDAEIIDLLKTRATVDDDADVRRVAVEEIARNFLDDAETISFLQYRATHDASWNVRLVAVAELARNFPDDAEMISFWQTRATADKNYYVRRAALQALARNSQNHPETICFLKSRATIDHHWQVRRAAIEELANNFLDDADIPSFCKYCATTDQSWQVRQTALQELARHFKEKAEMFEIFYNCAVNDPFQRRNSWQTNPRRVALDIIIKQYPHHSQTLPLLQNRVSNDLDIKVREFAQKKLKELGSRVG; from the coding sequence ATGATGGAATGGTTAGTTAGCTGGGTAGCAAGTAATGCTTTAGGAATTCTTGTAAAGTCTATTCTCAATGAAGATTTTGCTAAGGATTTAGCCAAGGATTATGCAAAGGACTTTTTTAAAAGTGGTTTGAAGAATGCGGCTAAGATATTTAAAGAAGAACCAATTCAGAAAGCTGTAGCTGAAGCACTCCATCAATTTCTACAACTCGTAGAAGATGAGCTAAAGTCTTGCCAGCTTGCTGATAATGATATTAAGAAATTAAATAAGCCTCTCAAGCGATTTATTTGCCATCAGCCTGTAAAAGAAATACTCGGTAAAGCTTTTGATGGCGATTGTACGCGCTTAGATTATCAAAGTTTAGAAACTATTTGGCAAAGTCTCAATCTACCAGAGTTACCTGTTGATTTTAATTGGCAAGCGGTAACAGATAGTTATGTCGTAAAATGTCAGCAAATTCTGAAAGAGTCACCAGAATTGCGCGAGATACTCAATTCCCGTAACTTACAAGCAATTCAAATTAATAGCCAAGAAGCTGCGGGAATTATTCCTAACTTTGATTTGCAGCAATATCAAGAAGCAATTCGCGAACGTTATATCAATTTAAAATTAGATAGTTTGGATACTAGTGGTTATGCTTATAACGAATTGCGGTTATGGAGTATATTTGTCACTCCGAATGTGCGAGAAGTTCACCAAGTTTTACCTCAAGTTCACGAACTACCTAAAGAACATTTGCGGCGGATGCGCGACAGTAATCAAATAGCAGATGCAGCAATTTCTTGGGAAGAATTAGAACAATACGAACGGGTGTATTTTCAACAGCCGCTAGCTTCGGTGTTGGATATTGTTAATCAGCCACAAACTTATAAATATATTGTGATTCTAGGTGATCCTGGTTCTGGGAAGTCTACATTATTGCAATATTTAGCATTAGCTTGGGTGGAAAAAACGCTTGATCAAATCGGTAAGCGAGGTTGTTCTCTAGCGCCAATTCCCTTGTTGATTGAGTTACGCGCTTATATGCGGAATTATGATGATGGACATTGCAAGAATTTTTTAGAATTTTTCCATCAAAGTCCCGGCGCAATTTCGCATCTCAATCAGCATCAATTACAAGCACAGTTAAAAACTGGCAATGCTTTGGTAATGTTTGATGGTTTAGATGAGGTGTTTGATTCGGGAAAGCGTGAAGATATGATTACCGCAATTCATCGCTTCACCAATGAATATCCGCAAGTACAAGTAATTGTTACTTCTCGCGTCATTGGTTATAAACCGCAACGTTTACGCGATGCTCAATTTCGGCATTTTATGTTGCAAGATTTAGATAGCCAGCAAATTCAAGATTTTATTCATCGCTGGCATAATTTAACTTTTAAATATGAGGTAGATAAGCAAAGGAAGAAGGAAAGATTATTACGCGCCATTCATACCTCAAAAGCAATGGCAGAATTGGCTGGTAATCCCCTCATGCTCACAATGATGGCTATTCTTAATCGTAATCAAGAACTGCCAAGAGATAGAGCCGAATTGTATAAAAAGGCTTCAGAATTATTGCTGTATAAATGGGATGTGGAACGTGCATTATCCCATGAACAGCATTTACCCACAACCATTGATTATCAAGATAAACAGGCAATGCTGCGGCAAGTTGCCTATTATATGCAAACTAGTAAAAAAGGTTTAGCAGGTAATTGGATTAGTGCTTGTAATTTAGAAAAAATTTTCACTGATTATTTGAAAAATCTCGAAGTCAGCGAACCCAGAGATAAGGCGAGACGGTTAATTAATCAACTGCGGACTCGTAATTTTATGTTATGTTTTCTCGGTGCAGATTACTATGGCTTTGTGCATCGCACATTTTTGGAGTATTTCTGTGCTTGGGAATTTGTTTGGCAATTTAAAGAAGCGCAAACCTTATCTCTTAGTGAACTCAAGCAAGAAGTATTTGGTAAACATTGGCAAGATGAAACTTGGCATGAAGTATTGCGGCTAATTGCGGGAATGATTGAGCCAAGATTTGTAGCAGCCTTAATTGAATATTTAATGTTGCAAAATGGCGAACAGCAAAAGTTTACTAATCTATTTTTAGCGGCTAAATGCTTGGCGGAAGTAAGGAAGCGTTCAGTTATTGGGTTAACTGCTAATAAATTACTAGTGCAATTACAAGATTTAACCAAGTATGACCTTTGGTATTATTATGACCAATTATTTGACAATAAAGAAACGAAACTCGTTGAGGAAATTCGTACCCAAGCAGTGACAGCAATTGCTACTACTTGGAAAGATGATTTCAAAATCAAATCTTGGCTGAAACAGCGTGCAACTTTAGATGAGAATTGGCACGTACGATGTGCAGCAGTGCAGGAATTAGCACGTAACTTTGTTCATGATAGCGATACTATAAGCTTCCTCAAACAACGCACGATTATTGATGAAAGTTGGAATGTACGCCGCGCAGGTGTACAAGAATTAGCGCGGAATTTCTCCGATGATAGCAGTACTATACAGTTCCTCAAAGATAGAGCAATCGCAGATGAGGATGCAGATGTGCGTCGTGTAGCTTTAGAAGAGTTAGCGCGCAACTTCCACGATGATAGCAGTACTGTACAGTTTCTCAAAGACTGTGCGAGCGCAGATGATGCCGATATTCGCCGTGTAGCCTTAGAAGAATTAGCCTGCAATTTTCCCGATGATACTGAGACCATCAGCATTTTACAAGAGCGATCGCTCGCAGATGAGGATGCAGATGTGCGCCGTGTGGCTGTAGAACAATTAGCACGCCACTTTGCTGATGATGCTGACACTATGGGTATTCTTCAAGACCATGCTACCGTTGATGAGGATGCAGATGTGCGTCGTGTCGCTGTAGAACAATTAGCACGCCACTTTCCCTATGATGGCGATACCCTGAGCATCCTCAAAGACCGTGCTAATGTGGATGAGGATGCAGATGTGCGCCGTGTAGCTGTGGAAGCATTAGCTTGTCATTATCAAAACCATACAGATACTATAGGCTTTCTCAAATACCGCATCATTGCTGATAATGATAGCGATGTTCGCCAAAGCGCAATTCAAGGATTAGCCAGAAATTTTGCCGATGATACTGTTGTCAGCTTCCTCAAAACCCTAGCCACTGCTGATGAAAATTGGCAGGTGCGACGTGTGGCTGTAGCAGAATTAGCCTGTAATTTTAAAACTCAAAATGATATTATCAGTTTTCTCAAATACCGTGTGACTGTGGATGATGATGCCGATGTCAGACAAGCTACACTGCAAGCATTAGTAAGTAACTTTCCAGATGATGCCGAAATTATCGACTTGCTCAAAACCCGTGCGACTGTAGATGATGATGCTGATGTGCGCCGTGTGGCTGTAGAAGAAATCGCACGCAATTTTCTAGATGATGCAGAAACTATCAGCTTTCTGCAATATCGTGCCACACATGATGCTAGTTGGAATGTGCGCCTTGTGGCAGTAGCAGAGTTAGCGCGTAACTTCCCAGATGATGCAGAGATGATTTCTTTTTGGCAAACCCGCGCCACTGCTGACAAAAACTATTACGTGCGGCGTGCAGCCTTGCAAGCCTTAGCGCGGAACAGCCAAAATCATCCTGAGACAATTTGCTTCCTCAAATCTCGTGCTACCATTGATCATCATTGGCAGGTACGCCGTGCAGCTATAGAAGAGTTAGCCAATAATTTTCTAGATGATGCTGACATTCCCAGCTTCTGCAAATACTGCGCCACCACTGATCAAAGTTGGCAAGTAAGACAAACCGCACTACAAGAATTAGCGCGCCACTTCAAAGAAAAAGCCGAGATGTTTGAAATCTTTTATAACTGCGCCGTTAACGATCCCTTCCAGCGCCGTAACAGTTGGCAAACCAACCCGCGACGAGTAGCGCTAGATATTATTATCAAGCAATACCCCCATCATTCTCAAACCTTACCACTATTACAAAACAGAGTTAGTAATGATTTAGACATCAAAGTCAGGGAATTTGCTCAGAAGAAACTCAAAGAATTAGGTAGTAGGGTGGGTTAG
- a CDS encoding RpoD/SigA family RNA polymerase sigma factor, translating to MSSPSPDTVRVYLQEIGQYPLLTADQEIAYGRQVQQMMAIEQQKETLRQKLDREPTLSELAAEVDKSEAELKQILKLGQRAKQKMVTANLRLVVSIAKKYQRRNLEFLDLVQEGAIGLQRGAEKFDPNRGYKFSTYAYWWISQAITRAIAEKSRTVRLPIHITEKLNQIKKVQREQFQALGRFPTITEVAEALNLQPNQIREYMSAAKQPFSLDLKVGDNQDTELNELLADEGISPSEQLTQQLLRQDMENLLASLKPMQREVLILRFGLEDDQQLSLAQIGQKLNVSRERVRQIQQQAINILRRQQPSIEQYLSV from the coding sequence ATGTCCAGCCCCAGTCCCGACACAGTTCGCGTTTATTTGCAAGAAATTGGTCAGTATCCCTTGTTAACAGCAGACCAAGAGATTGCTTATGGTAGGCAGGTACAGCAAATGATGGCCATCGAGCAACAAAAAGAAACGCTCCGCCAAAAATTAGATCGCGAACCTACTTTGAGTGAATTAGCTGCTGAAGTTGACAAGAGTGAAGCTGAGTTGAAACAGATACTCAAGCTAGGTCAACGCGCCAAGCAAAAGATGGTAACAGCAAACCTGCGGCTGGTAGTTTCAATTGCCAAAAAATATCAGCGCCGCAATTTGGAATTCTTGGATTTAGTTCAAGAAGGAGCAATAGGTTTGCAACGAGGTGCAGAGAAGTTCGATCCAAATCGCGGCTATAAGTTCTCAACTTATGCATATTGGTGGATTAGCCAAGCAATTACAAGAGCGATCGCAGAAAAATCTCGAACTGTTAGACTACCAATTCATATCACCGAAAAACTCAATCAAATCAAAAAAGTCCAGCGAGAACAGTTTCAAGCACTTGGACGTTTTCCCACAATTACAGAAGTGGCTGAAGCGTTAAACCTCCAACCCAACCAAATCCGAGAATATATGAGTGCTGCAAAACAGCCATTTTCTCTAGATTTAAAAGTGGGAGACAACCAAGACACCGAACTCAACGAACTTTTAGCAGATGAAGGTATTTCGCCCAGCGAACAGCTAACACAACAGCTGTTGCGTCAAGATATGGAAAATCTGTTAGCTTCTCTCAAACCCATGCAGCGTGAAGTCCTAATTTTGCGCTTTGGACTCGAAGACGATCAACAACTTAGTTTGGCTCAAATTGGGCAAAAGTTAAACGTCAGTCGCGAACGAGTCCGCCAAATTCAGCAGCAAGCTATCAATATCCTGCGTCGTCAACAACCGTCGATTGAACAGTACTTGTCTGTTTAG
- a CDS encoding acyl-CoA thioesterase, with product MSQAQSSQPQLPPTSAIDSPLNHTSENWFAYPVRVQPHHTDYAGVVWHGTYLNWMEEARIECLRSIGIEYVDLVALGCDLPVVELSVRYHRSIQLGKAVLVKTRMADVTGVRINWDYAITSTDGQELYATAKVTLVALDRERGKIMRQLPASVKDALARASSLHNN from the coding sequence ATGTCACAAGCACAATCAAGTCAACCCCAATTACCACCAACTAGTGCCATTGACAGCCCATTAAATCATACATCTGAAAATTGGTTTGCTTATCCTGTAAGAGTCCAACCCCACCACACCGATTATGCAGGCGTTGTCTGGCATGGTACATACCTCAATTGGATGGAGGAAGCACGGATAGAATGTTTGCGGTCTATTGGCATTGAGTATGTAGATTTAGTAGCTTTAGGCTGCGATTTACCAGTTGTAGAACTTTCCGTGCGCTACCATCGGTCTATTCAATTAGGTAAAGCCGTATTAGTTAAGACACGCATGGCGGATGTCACAGGTGTAAGAATTAATTGGGATTACGCTATCACCTCCACTGATGGGCAGGAACTTTACGCAACTGCTAAAGTAACTTTAGTAGCGTTAGACCGTGAGCGAGGCAAAATCATGCGTCAGCTACCTGCAAGCGTCAAAGATGCATTAGCAAGAGCTTCTTCATTACACAATAACTAA
- a CDS encoding CHAT domain-containing protein has translation MRSYFQRFNFFAFSILVFLVSSCTNLDNKQVNSPVSTQQGSTATPQVSPQNQQESEIKLLNDEAVNILQQGQFQEALQKLEKGLQISQDKGERFWEAVTLNNIGRLYQKQANYSQALQSYQQALVINREIGDRVQLGKTYSNIGYLFDIQNQPELAIFFYKHCLINREIARLTPALLSAPQPDAYNVTVAQTYRILGEKLLKQGRVVEAQRSMDLLKVEELEGFLKDVPGNQRTAKGIEIAPGEKVIKQKLEQTGNNAVELGKELTKLRKIAPEQRSPAQKQRLEQLVLDQQKLLEQFNNFIASPAVKTQLEQLSVTAKRQSLDLASINELRDNLARLSQKSILIYPLVLDDSLELVVVSPESVPIHRKVAVTREQLNQTIATFRQQLQTPERNDTVIKTANQLYNWLIKPIENEIKASGATNLMYAPDDQLRYIPLAALHDGKQWLVDRFSVNYITAASLTNFNTPPASSLRVLAGAFTKGNYQVEVGNQRLAFSGLPFAGQEVEGLAATIPGTQKLIDEAFSPKATIPQMDDYSIVHFATHAAFVVGKPEDSFILFGNGDRVNLRDVANWSLTNVDLVVLSACETGLGGKLGNGEEILGFGYQLQKTGARATIASLWSVDDGGTQALMSAFYALLSPGKLTKTEALRQAQLALIHADSKVKNKNVPIATSSGLSHPYYWAPFILIGNGL, from the coding sequence ATGCGCTCTTATTTTCAGCGATTCAATTTTTTTGCCTTTTCTATCCTGGTCTTTCTAGTTTCTAGTTGTACAAACCTAGATAATAAACAGGTAAATTCCCCTGTCAGCACACAACAAGGCTCAACAGCAACGCCTCAGGTTTCACCACAGAATCAGCAAGAATCAGAAATCAAACTGCTAAATGACGAGGCTGTTAATATCTTGCAGCAAGGTCAGTTTCAAGAAGCATTACAGAAATTAGAGAAAGGTTTACAGATTAGCCAAGACAAAGGAGAACGTTTTTGGGAAGCTGTCACCTTAAATAATATTGGCAGGTTATACCAAAAACAAGCTAACTACTCACAAGCACTCCAGTCTTATCAGCAAGCTTTAGTAATTAATAGAGAAATTGGCGATCGCGTTCAATTGGGTAAAACTTATAGTAATATCGGTTACTTATTTGATATTCAAAACCAACCAGAGTTAGCAATTTTCTTTTACAAGCATTGTTTGATTAATCGTGAAATCGCGCGCTTAACTCCGGCATTACTTTCGGCACCGCAACCAGATGCCTATAACGTTACTGTTGCCCAAACATATCGGATTTTGGGGGAAAAACTCCTGAAACAAGGACGTGTAGTAGAAGCACAACGGAGTATGGATCTCCTCAAAGTTGAAGAACTCGAGGGATTCCTTAAAGATGTACCAGGTAATCAACGCACCGCTAAAGGTATTGAGATTGCCCCAGGAGAAAAAGTAATTAAACAAAAGTTAGAGCAAACTGGCAATAATGCTGTAGAACTGGGTAAAGAGTTAACAAAACTTCGCAAAATTGCACCCGAACAGCGATCGCCAGCACAAAAACAGCGGCTCGAGCAATTAGTATTAGATCAGCAGAAACTTTTAGAGCAATTCAACAATTTTATTGCCAGTCCAGCAGTTAAGACACAACTAGAGCAACTTAGCGTTACAGCCAAGCGACAAAGTTTAGATTTAGCAAGTATCAACGAACTGAGAGATAATTTGGCTCGTTTATCGCAAAAATCAATTCTTATCTATCCTTTGGTCTTGGATGATAGCTTGGAATTGGTTGTTGTTAGCCCAGAATCTGTACCAATTCATCGTAAAGTTGCCGTCACACGTGAACAGCTTAACCAGACAATTGCTACCTTTCGCCAGCAGCTACAAACTCCTGAACGTAACGACACAGTCATCAAGACAGCTAACCAGTTATATAACTGGCTGATCAAACCGATAGAAAATGAAATTAAAGCTTCAGGCGCAACGAATTTGATGTACGCACCTGATGATCAGTTACGCTATATTCCTCTGGCTGCTTTACATGATGGCAAACAATGGCTGGTGGATCGCTTCAGTGTGAACTACATCACTGCTGCTAGTTTGACTAACTTTAATACTCCACCAGCATCTAGTTTGCGGGTTTTAGCTGGCGCTTTTACTAAGGGTAACTATCAAGTTGAAGTGGGTAATCAAAGGCTAGCTTTTTCTGGCTTACCATTTGCCGGTCAAGAAGTGGAAGGTTTAGCAGCTACGATCCCCGGAACACAAAAACTAATTGATGAAGCTTTCAGTCCCAAAGCAACTATCCCCCAAATGGATGATTATTCCATTGTCCATTTCGCAACTCATGCAGCCTTTGTGGTAGGTAAACCCGAGGATTCATTTATCTTATTTGGCAATGGCGATCGCGTGAACCTGAGAGATGTCGCCAACTGGTCTTTAACTAATGTAGATTTGGTAGTTTTAAGCGCTTGCGAAACAGGTTTGGGAGGCAAATTAGGTAACGGTGAGGAGATTTTAGGGTTTGGCTACCAACTGCAAAAAACTGGCGCTAGAGCAACTATTGCTTCCTTATGGTCTGTAGATGACGGCGGTACTCAAGCATTGATGAGCGCTTTTTATGCCTTGTTATCTCCAGGTAAGCTAACAAAAACTGAAGCCCTTAGACAGGCGCAACTTGCATTGATTCATGCAGACTCTAAGGTAAAAAATAAAAATGTTCCGATAGCAACGAGTAGTGGTTTGAGCCACCCTTACTATTGGGCACCTTTCATTTTAATTGGCAATGGATTGTAA
- a CDS encoding DUF1815 family protein: MFLRLAHQHRQFVQDLVMNLQALAIVLERRGYPASCYTCGDQMNSASFMVSLGDNHLIRFLVSDYGITWTEMRDDRELMKLEGAEAINQLQELANIVKHQSGTISTANKTLVKKF, encoded by the coding sequence GTGTTTCTAAGACTAGCGCATCAACATCGACAATTCGTTCAAGACTTGGTAATGAACCTACAAGCCTTAGCAATTGTACTGGAACGACGTGGATATCCGGCTTCCTGTTATACCTGTGGTGACCAAATGAATAGTGCTTCATTTATGGTCAGCTTGGGAGATAATCACCTAATTCGGTTTTTAGTATCTGACTATGGGATTACTTGGACAGAAATGCGGGATGACCGTGAATTAATGAAATTAGAAGGTGCAGAGGCGATTAATCAGTTACAAGAACTGGCTAATATTGTCAAGCACCAATCGGGGACAATCTCCACAGCTAACAAAACCCTAGTCAAGAAGTTTTAA
- a CDS encoding DUF2839 domain-containing protein produces MGEAKRRKTTLGDKYGQDTRILPWVPITKTQGELFVQWTTRGAWIGIGVMVAAWVTIRFIGPAFGWWQVV; encoded by the coding sequence ATGGGTGAAGCAAAGCGTCGCAAAACCACACTGGGAGACAAATACGGTCAAGATACTCGCATTTTACCGTGGGTTCCGATTACCAAAACTCAAGGTGAACTATTTGTGCAATGGACTACTCGCGGTGCCTGGATAGGTATTGGTGTGATGGTTGCTGCTTGGGTTACCATCCGTTTTATTGGCCCCGCTTTTGGTTGGTGGCAAGTAGTGTAG
- a CDS encoding helicase C-terminal domain-containing protein, which produces MIEAEVHLSLHNFLRSQAGFPSWPHHLTMARLVARALRLGRSALIQVGAVSGYQGRYRTSFIASALMWHGPVIIVAPESVQQRLLKVEIPRLQEWLQAKKPIRTGDDWPGSEFQGILLTTPAAWLSRQIKNVPHFPEGIPTIIDGVDDLEDWVRHQLTQTIQPHDWDELMLACPEQADLIRSARSHLTKEFFQHPANPYECYLISQLEVEILQRLYSALDSTQLPDAWKNFWHYFQDINETFSPSSPLSSSSPPPPLLWATIARRQGLFSLHCAPIELGKIVAPIWQRQPVVFIGSALEPETEAPLFRQRLGLEDVTCLKFSADSQTDAIQLYVPYKLPLPNTPEFQAAFIHKVRTLLCLSATASGLTVVLIGDVPLKAQVGAILASEFGSRVQVEKTCLDENGILISGWEFWREHQGVLPAPNLLVIATLPLPSLENPLVAGRVAHYKRSHQDWFRLYLLPTALNELQRAVAPVRESQGIVALLDGRVVNRSYGAQILASLSPLARINYLDPSLFSHPNAENSA; this is translated from the coding sequence GTGATAGAGGCAGAAGTTCATTTGTCATTACATAACTTCCTGCGATCGCAGGCGGGGTTCCCTTCCTGGCCCCATCATTTGACGATGGCAAGGTTGGTAGCACGCGCCTTACGGTTGGGACGTAGCGCCTTAATTCAAGTCGGGGCTGTTAGCGGTTATCAGGGAAGATATCGCACTAGTTTTATAGCATCGGCATTGATGTGGCATGGCCCTGTAATTATTGTGGCTCCGGAATCCGTGCAACAACGCTTGTTAAAAGTTGAAATTCCGCGGCTACAAGAGTGGCTGCAAGCTAAAAAGCCTATTAGAACTGGGGACGATTGGCCTGGTTCTGAGTTCCAAGGGATACTGCTAACTACCCCAGCAGCTTGGTTAAGCAGACAGATAAAAAATGTGCCTCATTTTCCTGAAGGGATTCCCACAATTATTGATGGCGTGGATGATTTAGAAGATTGGGTACGCCATCAACTTACCCAAACTATTCAACCCCACGATTGGGATGAGCTGATGCTGGCTTGTCCAGAACAAGCGGACTTAATTCGTTCGGCGCGATCGCATTTGACGAAAGAATTTTTTCAGCACCCAGCTAATCCCTACGAGTGTTATCTAATTTCTCAACTAGAAGTAGAAATTTTGCAGCGTCTATATTCAGCTTTAGATAGTACTCAACTACCCGACGCTTGGAAAAATTTCTGGCACTACTTCCAAGACATCAACGAGACTTTTTCCCCCTCATCCCCCTTATCTTCCTCATCTCCACCTCCCCCCCTCCTCTGGGCAACTATCGCTCGTCGTCAAGGTTTATTTTCCTTACACTGCGCGCCAATTGAATTAGGAAAAATAGTCGCACCCATTTGGCAACGACAACCTGTAGTGTTCATTGGTAGTGCCTTAGAACCAGAAACAGAAGCTCCTTTGTTCCGTCAGCGCTTGGGATTGGAGGATGTCACTTGTCTGAAGTTCTCGGCGGATAGCCAAACAGACGCTATTCAACTGTATGTACCCTACAAATTACCTCTACCAAACACACCAGAATTTCAAGCGGCGTTTATTCATAAAGTGCGGACGCTGCTGTGTTTGAGTGCGACTGCATCAGGTTTAACAGTTGTGTTAATTGGGGATGTACCGCTAAAGGCGCAAGTCGGAGCAATCCTCGCTTCTGAGTTTGGTTCGCGGGTGCAAGTAGAAAAAACTTGCTTGGATGAAAACGGGATTTTAATTAGCGGTTGGGAATTTTGGCGAGAACATCAAGGTGTTTTACCCGCACCCAATCTATTAGTTATTGCAACTTTGCCCTTGCCATCTTTAGAAAATCCCTTGGTGGCTGGTAGGGTAGCCCACTATAAGCGATCGCATCAAGATTGGTTCCGTTTATATTTATTGCCCACAGCCTTAAATGAATTACAACGTGCAGTTGCACCAGTGCGCGAAAGTCAAGGTATTGTGGCTTTACTTGATGGACGCGTCGTAAATCGCAGCTATGGCGCACAAATTCTCGCATCCCTCAGTCCCTTGGCGCGAATTAACTACCTCGACCCCAGTCTGTTCTCCCATCCCAACGCCGAAAATTCTGCTTAG
- a CDS encoding M48 family metallopeptidase, with protein MPTYTGISSEAFRHPLDRQAEQALRNLPGFDLIARKFVEFIYERPQLVYLMGNAIQVGPRQYSTIYQIFRECVRDLDIYPEPALFVLQNPQANSYALGQENPYIVINTGILDLLDEVEIRAVLAHELGHIKCGHTILIQMAMWAMSAASALGELTFGIGNFVTQALIYAFFEWRRKAELSADRAALLLIDDLNPVMSSMMKISGGSIKYAHECNLQEFINQSENYKALDSDGLNQVYKFLLYNGAQGMMLTHPFAVERVHYLREWAVSEEYQQIRQGNYQRSPASGAVNVTSESSENDAENLRRQIEELQQEINRIKRSE; from the coding sequence ATGCCAACTTACACAGGAATTTCCAGCGAAGCCTTTAGGCATCCACTGGATCGCCAAGCCGAGCAAGCTTTACGTAATTTGCCAGGATTTGATTTAATCGCCCGTAAGTTTGTGGAATTTATCTATGAACGCCCACAATTAGTTTATTTAATGGGTAACGCCATCCAAGTTGGGCCACGTCAATATTCCACTATTTACCAGATTTTTCGCGAATGTGTACGAGATTTGGATATCTATCCGGAACCTGCACTGTTTGTCTTGCAAAACCCCCAAGCCAATAGCTATGCGTTGGGGCAAGAGAATCCTTACATAGTCATAAATACAGGGATACTGGACTTACTAGACGAAGTCGAAATTCGGGCGGTGCTAGCCCATGAACTGGGGCATATTAAATGTGGTCATACTATTTTAATTCAAATGGCGATGTGGGCGATGAGTGCTGCTTCGGCCTTAGGAGAGTTAACCTTTGGGATCGGAAATTTTGTTACTCAAGCCTTAATTTACGCCTTTTTTGAATGGCGGCGCAAAGCAGAGTTATCGGCAGATCGTGCAGCGCTGTTATTAATAGATGACTTAAATCCCGTAATGTCTTCAATGATGAAAATTTCTGGTGGTAGTATCAAATATGCCCACGAATGTAATTTACAGGAATTCATCAATCAGTCAGAAAATTACAAAGCATTAGACTCTGATGGATTGAATCAAGTCTACAAGTTTTTGTTGTATAACGGCGCTCAAGGCATGATGCTAACTCATCCGTTTGCTGTAGAGCGTGTACACTATTTACGTGAGTGGGCAGTATCAGAAGAGTATCAGCAAATTCGCCAAGGAAACTATCAGCGATCGCCTGCTTCGGGAGCAGTAAATGTTACCTCCGAATCTTCCGAAAATGATGCAGAAAATTTGCGCCGTCAAATTGAAGAATTGCAACAGGAAATTAACAGAATCAAACGGTCTGAGTGA